Proteins encoded together in one Mycobacterium noviomagense window:
- a CDS encoding alpha/beta hydrolase, whose product MSGWVPDVLPGCWQRTIPLGPDPDGEGDIVATLVRRGDPAGADHAVLAVHGYTDYFFNIELADHFVGRGFAFYALDLSKCGRSWRAGQTPHFTTDLARYDRELEEALAVIRAQAHSVLVYGHSAGGLIVSLWLDRLRRRGATARAGVGGLVLNSPLLDLPGPAPLRWAVTSAMVAAVARVYKKGVARAPGAGGYGASLHRAYHGEFDYNLQWKPLGGFPITFGWLHTVRRGQARLHRGLDVGVPNLILRSDHSVSDTADEIALQCGDAVLDVAQIARWAGCIGSRTTVVPVKDAKHDVFLSMPAPRQVAYNELDAWLSEYLCRVADAEAAVSAGDG is encoded by the coding sequence GTGAGTGGCTGGGTGCCCGACGTCCTGCCCGGCTGTTGGCAGCGCACGATCCCGCTGGGTCCCGATCCCGACGGTGAGGGCGACATCGTCGCGACATTGGTGCGTCGCGGCGACCCCGCGGGAGCCGACCACGCCGTGTTGGCGGTGCACGGATACACCGACTACTTCTTCAACATTGAGCTCGCTGATCACTTTGTCGGCCGTGGCTTCGCGTTTTATGCGCTGGACTTGTCCAAATGCGGGCGATCCTGGCGCGCCGGCCAGACCCCGCATTTCACCACCGACCTGGCCCGCTACGACCGCGAACTCGAAGAAGCCCTTGCCGTGATCCGGGCGCAGGCTCACTCGGTGCTGGTCTACGGCCACTCCGCCGGCGGGCTGATCGTGTCGCTGTGGCTGGACCGGCTGCGACGACGAGGCGCGACCGCGCGAGCAGGTGTCGGCGGCCTGGTTCTCAACAGCCCACTTTTGGACTTGCCGGGGCCGGCGCCGCTGCGGTGGGCGGTGACCTCGGCGATGGTTGCTGCCGTCGCGCGGGTGTACAAGAAGGGGGTGGCCCGTGCGCCCGGCGCGGGCGGCTACGGCGCCAGCCTGCATCGGGCTTACCACGGCGAGTTCGACTACAACTTGCAGTGGAAACCGCTGGGCGGCTTCCCGATCACCTTCGGCTGGCTGCATACGGTCCGCCGCGGTCAAGCGCGGCTGCATCGTGGGCTCGACGTGGGGGTGCCCAACCTGATCCTGCGGTCGGATCACAGCGTCTCGGACACCGCCGACGAGATCGCGCTGCAGTGCGGTGACGCGGTCCTCGACGTCGCACAGATCGCCCGGTGGGCAGGTTGCATCGGCAGCCGCACCACCGTTGTTCCGGTCAAAGACGCCAAACACGATGTGTTCCTGTCCATGCCGGCGCCGCGACAGGTGGCCTATAACGAACTGGACGCCTGGTTGAGCGAGTACCTGTGCCGCGTCGCCGACGCCGAGGCGGCTGTATCGGCCGGGGACGGGTGA
- the mqo gene encoding malate dehydrogenase (quinone), translated as MSEPNVAKSDVVLVGAGIMSATLGALLRRLEPDWSITLVERLGGVAAESSDPWNNAGTGHSALCELFYTPARDGSIDIAKAVRVSEQFQVTRQFWAYAADNGILTDVRGFLNAVPHAAFVQGAGRVDYLRRRHQALAANPLFARTEFIDDAEEFARRLPFMAAERDLAEPVAFTWSADGTDVDFGALTKQLVGFCVRTGTAAWFGHEVRSLTRQRDGSWTLTIRNRRGGENQKLNAKFVFVGAGGHALPLLQKSGIKEVKGFGGFPVGGKFLRSGNPALTAAHRAKVYGLPAPGAPAMTAPHLDLRIINRKPWLLFGPFAGWSPRFLKHGRLSDLARSVKPDNALSMLRVGVGQRRLVNYLLGQLALSQHARVNALREFAPSAVDSDWHTTAAGQRVQVIRRGRLEFDTTVISAADGSIAGLLGASPGASIAVSAMLDVLQRCFSDRYQSWLPTLKEMVPSLGTELSAEPALFEEVWSWSTKVLQLATAAGS; from the coding sequence GTGTCAGAGCCGAACGTCGCCAAGTCCGACGTCGTGCTGGTCGGCGCGGGCATCATGAGCGCCACCCTCGGCGCGCTGTTGCGGCGGCTGGAGCCCGACTGGTCGATCACCCTGGTCGAACGTCTGGGCGGCGTCGCCGCCGAAAGCAGCGACCCGTGGAACAACGCCGGAACCGGGCACTCCGCGCTGTGCGAGCTGTTCTACACGCCGGCCCGTGACGGCTCCATCGACATCGCCAAAGCCGTCCGGGTCAGCGAGCAGTTCCAGGTGACCCGGCAGTTCTGGGCGTATGCGGCCGACAACGGGATCCTGACCGACGTGCGCGGCTTCCTCAACGCGGTGCCGCACGCGGCCTTCGTGCAGGGGGCCGGGCGCGTCGACTATCTGCGGCGGCGCCATCAGGCGTTGGCCGCCAACCCGCTGTTCGCCCGCACCGAGTTCATCGACGACGCCGAGGAGTTCGCCCGCCGGCTACCGTTCATGGCCGCCGAGCGTGACCTCGCGGAACCGGTTGCCTTCACCTGGTCAGCCGACGGGACCGATGTCGACTTCGGCGCGCTGACCAAACAGCTCGTCGGTTTCTGTGTGCGCACCGGCACCGCCGCATGGTTCGGCCACGAGGTGCGCAGCCTGACCCGTCAGCGCGACGGCAGCTGGACGTTGACGATCCGCAACCGCCGTGGCGGAGAAAACCAGAAACTCAACGCGAAATTCGTGTTCGTCGGGGCCGGGGGCCATGCGCTGCCGCTGTTGCAGAAGTCGGGCATCAAAGAGGTGAAGGGCTTCGGCGGGTTCCCGGTCGGTGGGAAGTTTCTGCGCAGCGGCAACCCAGCGCTCACCGCCGCGCATCGGGCCAAGGTATACGGGTTGCCCGCACCCGGGGCGCCGGCGATGACGGCGCCGCACCTGGATCTGCGGATCATCAATAGAAAGCCCTGGCTGCTCTTCGGGCCGTTCGCCGGTTGGTCGCCGAGATTCCTCAAGCACGGCCGCCTCAGCGACCTCGCGCGCTCGGTCAAGCCGGACAACGCGTTGTCGATGCTGCGCGTCGGTGTCGGCCAGCGGCGGCTGGTCAACTATCTGCTCGGCCAACTGGCGTTGTCGCAGCACGCGCGCGTTAATGCCCTGCGCGAATTCGCCCCCAGCGCGGTCGACTCCGACTGGCACACAACGGCCGCCGGGCAGAGGGTGCAGGTGATCCGGCGGGGGAGGCTCGAATTCGACACCACGGTCATCAGCGCCGCCGACGGCAGCATCGCGGGTCTGCTCGGCGCCTCCCCGGGGGCGTCGATCGCGGTGTCGGCGATGCTGGACGTGCTGCAGCGCTGCTTTTCCGACCGGTACCAGTCATGGCTGCCCACGCTCAAGGAGATGGTGCCTTCGCTGGGCACTGAATTGTCCGCTGAGCCAGCGCTTTTCGAGGAGGTATGGTCATGGAGCACCAAGGTGCTACAGCTGGCAACGGCAGCGGGCTCATGA
- a CDS encoding GNAT family N-acetyltransferase: MTTALRRAWAKDLDAPTLYELLKLRVEVFVVEQACPYPELDGRDLLAETRHFWLEKPDGEVISTLRLMEEHAGGEKAFRIGRLCTKRNARGQGHTTRLLRAALAEVGDYPCRINAQAYLTEMYAQHGFVRDGDDFVEDGIPHVPMVRPGTGVEAQP; the protein is encoded by the coding sequence ATGACGACCGCACTGCGTCGCGCCTGGGCGAAAGACCTTGACGCGCCGACACTTTACGAACTGCTCAAGCTGAGGGTGGAGGTCTTCGTCGTCGAGCAGGCCTGCCCCTATCCCGAGCTGGACGGTCGCGACCTGCTGGCCGAAACCCGGCACTTCTGGCTGGAAAAGCCCGACGGCGAGGTCATCTCCACACTGCGGCTGATGGAGGAGCACGCCGGGGGAGAAAAGGCGTTCCGCATCGGCCGGCTCTGCACCAAACGCAACGCCCGCGGCCAAGGCCACACCACTCGGCTGCTGCGTGCTGCGCTGGCCGAGGTGGGCGACTATCCGTGCCGGATCAACGCGCAGGCCTACTTGACGGAGATGTATGCGCAGCACGGGTTTGTCCGCGACGGCGACGACTTCGTCGAGGACGGCATCCCTCATGTGCCGATGGTGCGGCCGGGCACCGGGGTGGAGGCCCAGCCGTGA